In a single window of the Anaerocolumna cellulosilytica genome:
- a CDS encoding GH36-type glycosyl hydrolase domain-containing protein gives MNYGYFDETNKEYVITRPDTPAPWANYLGSPEYGAIISNNAGGYSFVKSGANGRITRYIFNSEDKPGRYIYLRDNDNGDYWSASWQPVGKDLAVYKNECHHGTAYTNIKAEYKDIETEALYYVPLNKTYEVWRLKVTNSSDKVRNISTFGFIEFTNENNYENDQVNLQYTLFITRTYFKENKILQTINENTGKNADGTNFRERFFGCVGAPVVSYNGDKDSFLGRYRSYGNPKAVEEGKCDNVLNYNSNGCGALHSVLELQPGETKEIVYVLGQYNDEQSSEILDSYSDLSIVEKELAQLKGYWHGKLGNLQINTPSKEFNSMINTWNAYQCFITFIWSRAASFIYCGLRNGYGYRDTVQDIQGIIHLDPDMAAEKIRFMLSAQVDNGGGLPLVKFNHNAGKEDTPDDMSYVQATGHPAYRADDALWLFPTILKYIAETGNKAFLDEVVLYANGGEGSVYDHLQRAIRFSMERMGDHNMPAGLHADWNDCLRLGKKGESTFVALQLYYAMTILRGFAEVKGDAEYIGYLNKVQEELGNTIQTICWEGDRYIRGIKEDGQVIGSKKDPEANMWLNPQSWAVISGLATKEQAETALESVHRELNTPYGVRVMAPSYVDHAFDGALAILFNPSTKENGGIFSQPQGWIILAEALMGHGNRAFEYFMESSPAAQNDNADTRILEPYVHGQFTEATESPFEGRSHVHWLTGTASTVMVGCVEGILGMRPDADGLLVAPSIPSDWKEMTINKKFRGKDLQILVKNPDGAQSGCKEFYINGEKLDRNYIPANKLKDNNEVVLIM, from the coding sequence ATGAATTACGGTTATTTTGATGAGACAAATAAAGAATATGTCATTACCAGACCGGATACCCCTGCGCCCTGGGCAAACTACCTGGGTTCACCGGAATATGGTGCAATTATCTCGAATAACGCCGGAGGATATAGCTTTGTAAAAAGCGGTGCCAACGGAAGAATTACAAGATATATTTTTAACAGTGAAGACAAACCCGGAAGATATATTTATTTAAGAGATAATGACAATGGAGATTACTGGTCTGCATCCTGGCAGCCGGTCGGAAAAGATTTGGCAGTTTATAAAAATGAATGCCATCACGGTACTGCCTATACCAATATAAAGGCAGAATATAAAGATATAGAGACAGAAGCACTGTACTATGTGCCTTTGAATAAGACTTATGAGGTATGGAGACTTAAGGTTACTAATAGTTCTGATAAGGTAAGAAATATCTCTACCTTTGGTTTCATTGAATTTACCAATGAAAATAACTATGAGAATGACCAGGTTAATTTACAATATACATTATTTATAACCAGAACTTATTTTAAAGAGAATAAAATTCTACAAACGATCAATGAAAATACCGGAAAGAATGCGGATGGAACAAACTTTAGGGAACGCTTCTTTGGTTGTGTGGGAGCGCCCGTAGTTTCTTATAATGGGGATAAGGATTCCTTCTTGGGCCGTTACCGCAGTTACGGCAATCCCAAAGCAGTAGAAGAAGGAAAATGCGATAATGTACTGAATTATAATTCCAACGGGTGTGGTGCCCTTCACTCTGTTTTGGAATTACAGCCCGGTGAGACGAAAGAAATTGTTTATGTTCTTGGGCAGTATAATGATGAACAGTCCTCAGAGATTTTAGATTCCTATTCTGATTTATCAATTGTCGAAAAGGAACTAGCGCAACTTAAGGGATATTGGCATGGTAAGTTAGGAAATCTTCAGATAAATACACCAAGCAAAGAATTTAATAGTATGATTAATACATGGAATGCATATCAGTGTTTTATTACCTTTATCTGGTCCAGAGCCGCCTCCTTTATCTACTGCGGTTTGAGAAATGGCTATGGATACCGGGATACAGTACAGGATATTCAGGGAATTATCCACCTAGACCCAGATATGGCAGCTGAGAAAATACGCTTCATGTTATCTGCACAGGTTGATAATGGTGGAGGTCTTCCATTGGTAAAATTCAATCACAATGCAGGCAAGGAAGATACACCGGATGATATGTCTTATGTGCAGGCTACCGGACATCCTGCTTACCGCGCTGATGATGCGTTATGGCTTTTCCCTACGATTCTGAAATATATTGCAGAAACAGGTAATAAAGCATTTTTAGATGAAGTAGTGCTATATGCTAATGGAGGTGAGGGAAGTGTATATGACCATTTACAAAGGGCTATCCGTTTCTCTATGGAAAGAATGGGAGACCACAATATGCCTGCCGGTCTGCATGCTGACTGGAATGACTGTTTGCGTTTGGGAAAAAAAGGAGAATCTACTTTTGTTGCACTGCAATTATATTACGCCATGACCATACTGCGTGGATTTGCAGAAGTAAAAGGTGACGCCGAGTATATTGGGTATCTTAATAAAGTACAGGAAGAACTGGGTAATACCATTCAGACTATTTGTTGGGAAGGAGACAGATATATTCGTGGTATTAAGGAAGATGGTCAGGTGATTGGTTCTAAGAAGGATCCGGAAGCAAACATGTGGCTGAATCCTCAATCCTGGGCAGTAATCAGTGGTTTAGCCACTAAGGAACAGGCAGAAACAGCCTTAGAATCAGTTCATAGAGAATTAAATACTCCATATGGAGTAAGAGTTATGGCTCCTTCTTATGTTGACCATGCCTTTGATGGAGCGCTTGCAATTCTTTTCAATCCATCTACGAAAGAAAACGGCGGTATCTTTTCCCAGCCTCAAGGATGGATTATATTGGCGGAAGCCTTAATGGGTCATGGTAACAGAGCTTTTGAATATTTTATGGAAAGTTCACCGGCAGCACAGAATGATAATGCGGATACCCGCATACTTGAGCCATATGTACACGGACAATTCACAGAAGCTACGGAAAGCCCATTTGAAGGACGTTCCCATGTGCATTGGCTTACAGGTACAGCTTCCACAGTTATGGTAGGCTGTGTGGAAGGTATTCTTGGAATGCGTCCGGATGCAGACGGATTACTAGTTGCACCTTCTATACCAAGTGATTGGAAGGAGATGACAATCAATAAGAAATTTCGTGGGAAAGACTTGCAGATTTTAGTCAAGAATCCGGATGGAGCACAGAGTGGCTGTAAGGAATTTTATATAAATGGTGAAAAGCTTGACAGAAATTATATTCCAGCTAATAAGTTAAAGGATAACAATGAAGTAGTACTTATCATGTAA
- the tnpA gene encoding IS200/IS605 family transposase encodes MDMNSLAHTKWECKYHLVFAPKFRRQIIYGKIKQDVASILSMLCKRKGIEIIEAECCRDHVHMLVRIPPKYSVSQIMGYLKGKSSLMIFERHANLKYKYGNRHFWCRGYYVDTVGKNAKKIQEYIQNQIQEDLQYDQMSLKEYIDPFTGEPVKEGKK; translated from the coding sequence ATGGATATGAATAGTTTAGCACATACGAAATGGGAATGTAAATACCATCTTGTTTTTGCACCAAAGTTTAGAAGGCAGATAATTTATGGAAAAATCAAACAAGATGTAGCTAGCATATTGAGTATGTTATGTAAAAGAAAAGGTATTGAAATAATTGAAGCAGAGTGTTGTAGAGATCATGTACATATGTTAGTAAGAATACCACCAAAGTATAGTGTCTCACAGATAATGGGTTATTTAAAAGGGAAAAGTTCGCTTATGATATTTGAAAGGCATGCGAATCTGAAGTATAAGTATGGGAACAGGCATTTCTGGTGTAGAGGATATTATGTAGATACGGTAGGCAAAAATGCAAAGAAAATACAAGAATATATTCAGAATCAAATACAAGAAGATTTACAGTATGATCAAATGTCACTAAAGGAATATATTGACCCATTCACGGGTGAGCCAGTAAAAGAAGGCAAGAAATAA
- the hslO gene encoding Hsp33 family molecular chaperone HslO — protein sequence MTDYIIRATAANNQIRAFAATTRDLVEHAKNLHNTSPVATAALGRLLTAGGMMGSMMKGSNDLLTLQIKCDGPIKGLTVTADANAMVKGYVYDPAVMLPPSPLGKLDVGGALGGGMLSVIKDMGLKEPYVGQTSLVSGEIAEDLTYYYAASEQIPSSVALGVLMNKDNTVKRAGGFIIQLMPFAEEEVIDKLEKKISEVSAITKLLDQDMTPEMILEHILGEFGLDIHDKMSTEFVCNCTKERVEKAIVSIGRKEILEMINDKEPIEVNCHFCNTQYEFTIDDLEDIIKRSK from the coding sequence ATGACAGATTATATTATAAGAGCAACGGCAGCAAACAATCAGATAAGGGCTTTTGCAGCAACTACCAGAGATTTAGTAGAGCATGCTAAAAACCTGCACAATACAAGTCCTGTGGCAACAGCCGCTCTTGGAAGGTTATTAACAGCAGGAGGAATGATGGGCAGTATGATGAAGGGCTCTAATGATTTATTAACTCTTCAGATTAAATGTGATGGTCCTATTAAAGGGCTCACGGTTACAGCAGATGCCAATGCGATGGTTAAAGGTTACGTTTATGACCCTGCGGTCATGCTTCCTCCAAGTCCTCTTGGTAAGCTGGACGTTGGCGGTGCTTTAGGCGGAGGTATGTTAAGTGTTATAAAAGATATGGGATTAAAAGAACCTTACGTGGGGCAGACGTCTTTAGTATCCGGTGAGATAGCGGAAGATTTAACTTATTACTATGCAGCATCTGAACAGATTCCCTCCTCGGTTGCGCTGGGAGTTCTGATGAATAAGGATAATACGGTAAAACGTGCAGGTGGTTTTATTATTCAATTAATGCCTTTTGCTGAGGAAGAAGTAATTGATAAATTAGAGAAGAAGATTAGCGAGGTTTCTGCTATAACCAAACTCTTGGATCAGGATATGACACCTGAGATGATTCTTGAACACATACTGGGCGAATTCGGTCTGGATATTCATGATAAAATGTCAACGGAATTTGTCTGTAACTGTACCAAAGAACGGGTAGAAAAAGCGATTGTTAGTATCGGACGCAAAGAAATACTGGAAATGATTAATGATAAGGAACCCATTGAGGTGAATTGTCATTTCTGCAACACGCAATATGAATTTACCATTGATGATTTGGAAGATATTATAAAGAGAAGTAAATAA
- the purC gene encoding phosphoribosylaminoimidazolesuccinocarboxamide synthase has translation MNKLDMLYEGKAKKVFKTENEDVLIVAYKDDATAFNGLKKGTIVGKGVINNRMSNHIFQILEKEGVPTHYIEELSDRETAVKRVEIVPLEVIVRNVSAGSFAKKLGMEEGIKLLCPTLEFSYKDDSLGDPMINDYYAIAIGAATREEIEKITEITFKVNEVLCNYFKECGIELIDFKIEFGRHKGEVILADEISPDTCRLWDINTREKLDKDRFRRDMGNVEDAYQEVLKRLGLVK, from the coding sequence ATGAATAAATTAGACATGCTTTATGAAGGAAAGGCTAAAAAAGTTTTTAAAACAGAGAATGAGGATGTATTAATTGTTGCGTATAAAGATGATGCGACTGCATTTAATGGCCTAAAAAAGGGGACAATTGTAGGTAAGGGTGTAATCAATAACAGAATGTCAAATCATATCTTTCAGATTCTTGAAAAAGAAGGTGTACCAACTCACTATATTGAAGAACTTAGCGATAGGGAAACAGCAGTGAAAAGGGTTGAAATTGTTCCCTTAGAAGTAATTGTACGTAATGTTTCTGCTGGTAGTTTTGCTAAAAAACTTGGTATGGAAGAAGGGATTAAACTATTATGTCCTACCTTGGAATTCAGCTATAAAGACGACAGCTTAGGCGATCCAATGATAAATGATTACTATGCAATTGCCATTGGTGCAGCAACAAGAGAAGAAATTGAAAAAATTACGGAAATTACATTTAAAGTTAATGAAGTATTATGTAATTATTTTAAAGAATGTGGAATCGAATTAATCGATTTTAAAATAGAATTTGGAAGACACAAAGGTGAAGTTATATTAGCAGATGAAATCTCACCGGATACCTGTAGACTTTGGGATATTAATACCCGTGAAAAATTAGATAAAGACCGTTTCAGAAGAGATATGGGCAATGTAGAAGATGCTTATCAGGAAGTACTGAAACGTCTTGGTCTTGTGAAATAA
- the hisA gene encoding phosphoribosylformimino-5-aminoimidazole carboxamide ribotide isomerase — MKFRPCIDIHNGKVKQIVGGSLSDLTEAALENFVSEQDAAFYANLYKKDNLKGGHIILLNPSGTEYYEEDCKQAEKALQAYPGGLQIGGGVTDENSMYFLNMGASHVIVTSFVFKDGKIHYDNLERLQKVTGKDRLVLDVSCRKKEGKYYIVTDRWQKFTEEIVSEETLKKLADYCDEFLVHAVDVEGKASGIETELVDLLGRWEGIPITYAGGVGTFKDLDDLKTLGRNRLDVTIGSALDLFGGKMEYGKILASLQE, encoded by the coding sequence ATGAAATTCAGACCTTGTATTGATATCCATAACGGAAAAGTAAAGCAAATCGTAGGAGGCAGTCTATCTGATCTAACAGAAGCCGCTTTAGAAAACTTTGTGTCTGAACAGGATGCTGCCTTTTATGCTAATTTATATAAAAAAGACAACCTAAAAGGTGGTCATATTATTTTATTAAATCCATCCGGTACTGAGTATTATGAAGAGGACTGTAAACAAGCAGAGAAAGCCTTACAGGCATATCCTGGGGGGCTACAGATAGGAGGAGGCGTAACGGATGAGAATTCCATGTACTTTCTTAATATGGGTGCCTCCCATGTGATTGTAACGTCCTTTGTATTTAAGGATGGAAAGATTCATTATGATAACCTTGAAAGACTACAAAAAGTAACCGGAAAAGACCGTCTTGTATTGGACGTAAGCTGCCGGAAGAAAGAAGGTAAATATTACATTGTCACAGACCGCTGGCAGAAATTTACGGAGGAGATTGTTTCAGAAGAAACCTTGAAAAAACTAGCGGATTACTGTGATGAATTCTTAGTACACGCTGTGGATGTAGAAGGAAAGGCTTCAGGAATTGAAACAGAGCTTGTTGATTTGTTGGGACGCTGGGAAGGTATTCCTATAACTTACGCAGGGGGAGTTGGTACCTTTAAAGATTTAGACGATTTAAAAACCCTAGGAAGAAACCGTCTGGATGTAACCATAGGCAGTGCCCTCGATTTATTCGGCGGAAAGATGGAGTATGGTAAGATATTGGCAAGTTTGCAGGAATAA
- the xylA gene encoding xylose isomerase, which produces MAYFEGISKINYEGPESKNPLSFKYYNPKEVVMGKTMKEQLRFAMSYWHTFTYMGNDPFGVGTMARPWDNSDCSMEIAKERVHVAFEFMEKAQIPFFCFHDRDIAPEGKDLEETNTRLDEIVAVIKEEMARTGIKCLWGTTNAFGHPRFVHGAGTSCNATVFAYAAAQIKKAMEITKELGGENYVFWGGREGYETLLNTDTALELDNLARLLKMACDYAEEIGFTGQFLIEPKPKEPTKHQYDTDTATVLAFLRKYGLEDKFKLNIEANHATLAMHTFQHELNQCRINGVLGSVDANQGDLMLGWDTDQFPTNIYDTTLAMYEILLAGGFTKGGLNFDSKVRRGSFEEADLFYAYIAGMDTFARGLKVAAKLIEDKVFENFIAGRYASYNDGIGKDIVEGKVGFKELEAYALKNGITPNTSGRQELLESILNQYIMETK; this is translated from the coding sequence ATGGCGTATTTTGAAGGGATTAGTAAAATCAACTATGAAGGACCTGAGAGTAAAAATCCTTTGTCTTTTAAGTATTACAATCCAAAAGAAGTTGTAATGGGCAAGACAATGAAGGAGCAGTTAAGATTTGCTATGTCTTACTGGCATACCTTTACATACATGGGCAATGACCCATTTGGCGTAGGTACAATGGCAAGACCGTGGGATAACTCAGATTGTTCCATGGAAATTGCTAAAGAAAGAGTACATGTTGCATTTGAATTTATGGAAAAAGCGCAGATACCTTTCTTCTGTTTCCACGACAGAGATATTGCTCCGGAAGGTAAAGATTTAGAGGAAACCAATACAAGACTTGATGAGATTGTTGCAGTTATCAAGGAAGAAATGGCACGTACGGGAATTAAGTGTTTATGGGGTACTACCAATGCATTCGGACATCCGAGATTTGTTCATGGTGCAGGAACTTCCTGTAATGCTACAGTGTTTGCTTATGCTGCTGCACAGATTAAAAAAGCAATGGAAATCACCAAAGAGCTTGGCGGAGAAAACTATGTTTTCTGGGGCGGAAGAGAAGGTTACGAAACACTTTTAAATACAGATACTGCATTAGAACTTGATAATCTCGCAAGATTATTAAAGATGGCATGTGATTATGCAGAAGAGATCGGATTTACCGGTCAGTTCTTAATCGAACCAAAACCAAAGGAACCTACAAAACATCAGTACGATACAGATACGGCAACGGTTCTGGCATTCCTTCGCAAATACGGGTTAGAAGATAAATTCAAATTAAATATTGAAGCTAATCATGCTACTTTAGCAATGCATACTTTTCAGCATGAATTAAATCAATGCCGTATTAACGGAGTACTTGGTAGCGTTGATGCCAATCAGGGCGACTTAATGCTTGGCTGGGATACAGACCAATTCCCTACAAACATATATGACACAACGTTAGCTATGTATGAAATCTTATTGGCAGGTGGATTTACCAAAGGCGGACTAAACTTTGACTCTAAAGTAAGACGCGGTTCTTTTGAAGAAGCTGATTTATTCTATGCTTATATCGCAGGTATGGATACCTTTGCCAGAGGATTAAAAGTGGCGGCTAAATTAATCGAAGATAAAGTATTCGAAAACTTTATTGCAGGACGTTACGCAAGCTATAATGACGGCATTGGTAAAGATATTGTTGAAGGTAAGGTTGGTTTTAAAGAATTAGAAGCGTATGCACTAAAAAACGGAATTACACCGAATACTTCAGGGAGACAAGAACTTCTCGAATCAATTTTGAATCAGTATATTATGGAAACAAAATAA
- a CDS encoding class I SAM-dependent DNA methyltransferase — MINTENGSIYSSFAQVYDIFMDNVPYKEWADYVVSLLKEYGIKDGLVLELACGTGKITRQLADTGYDMIGIDYSEDMLEIARENEYDRLGSFDIEETGNGLETDDIVEQDTKTQATKADGTEAYDDRESGILYLQQDMRAFELFGTVSAVVCICDGMNYITSEEDLLQVFKLVNNYLDPSGLFIFDMNTEYKYKKLLGDSVIAENRENCSFIWENFYDEESKLNEYNLTLFIKLEDTEEISEEEETDSKIAGSYDEGSASDEYDPEDGEDENRELFERYQETHYQKAYSIEMVKELLEKAGMEFVTVYDAFTQDKPHEKSERVYFIAREKYQENKSYVTGV, encoded by the coding sequence ATGATAAATACTGAAAACGGTAGTATATATAGTTCTTTTGCGCAGGTTTATGATATATTTATGGATAATGTTCCATATAAAGAATGGGCGGATTATGTTGTTAGTTTACTAAAGGAGTATGGTATAAAGGATGGTCTTGTTCTGGAGCTGGCTTGTGGAACGGGTAAAATCACAAGACAGCTAGCTGATACTGGTTACGACATGATTGGAATAGACTATTCAGAAGATATGCTTGAAATTGCAAGAGAAAACGAGTATGATCGGTTGGGCAGCTTTGACATAGAAGAGACCGGAAATGGATTAGAGACAGATGATATAGTAGAACAGGATACCAAAACACAGGCAACAAAGGCAGATGGAACAGAAGCGTATGATGACAGAGAAAGCGGGATTTTATATTTACAGCAGGATATGCGAGCGTTTGAACTGTTTGGTACGGTTTCTGCGGTGGTTTGTATCTGCGATGGGATGAATTATATAACCAGTGAAGAGGATTTATTACAGGTTTTTAAGTTGGTCAATAATTATCTTGACCCTAGCGGTTTATTTATCTTTGATATGAACACCGAATATAAATATAAAAAACTTCTAGGTGATTCGGTAATAGCGGAAAACCGGGAGAATTGCAGCTTTATCTGGGAGAATTTTTATGATGAGGAAAGTAAGTTAAATGAATATAATCTTACTTTATTTATAAAACTAGAAGATACAGAAGAAATCTCAGAAGAGGAAGAAACAGACAGTAAGATTGCTGGTTCTTATGATGAGGGGTCAGCTTCAGATGAATATGACCCAGAAGACGGTGAGGATGAAAACCGTGAGCTATTTGAACGCTACCAGGAGACTCATTATCAAAAAGCGTATTCCATTGAAATGGTAAAAGAACTCCTAGAAAAAGCGGGAATGGAATTTGTAACGGTATACGATGCTTTTACGCAGGATAAGCCCCATGAAAAGAGTGAACGGGTTTATTTTATTGCAAGAGAGAAGTATCAGGAGAATAAAAGTTATGTAACAGGGGTTTAA
- a CDS encoding ROK family transcriptional regulator, producing the protein MITGSKELIRDINSTLVLETIINSKPISRAAISKQLGLTKATISAIVQDLMNRNLVIEIGSDDTELGRKPILLSFNKKAGYVISVDIGVETISALLTDLQGEDCSLKQIKTPKNKNQLIETLYRFIESMNPLGAKPPYGLVGISLGIHGVVHDNKVSFTPYYDLSGIDLATLLEAHFQTPVFLENEANLSVLGEKTFMYDYPNIANISVHSGIGLGLLIENSLYTGYNGRAGEFGHTIIEVDGRSCPCGNHGCLEQYVSERALLQEFAERKQLPEVNFDMVASMYQTGDKDAIEVIDHFIKYMSICINNVLNTYNPDIVIINSSFTIFFPGLTKLVEQSLSSRMNSVTKVVPSALQDSSILLGGICIVIKNFLGISTLQLRKTKLI; encoded by the coding sequence ATGATTACAGGCAGCAAAGAACTTATTCGTGATATAAACAGTACTTTAGTTTTAGAAACTATTATTAACTCTAAGCCTATCTCCAGAGCCGCCATCTCAAAGCAATTGGGATTAACAAAGGCTACTATTTCAGCCATTGTACAGGATTTAATGAATAGAAATTTGGTAATAGAAATCGGAAGTGATGATACAGAACTTGGAAGAAAACCAATACTATTGAGTTTTAATAAAAAGGCCGGTTATGTTATCAGTGTTGACATTGGTGTTGAAACCATTTCAGCCCTTTTAACAGACCTGCAAGGTGAAGATTGCAGCTTAAAACAAATTAAAACACCCAAAAATAAGAACCAGTTAATAGAAACACTCTATCGTTTCATCGAATCCATGAATCCTTTAGGTGCCAAACCCCCTTACGGTCTAGTCGGCATTTCTCTTGGTATCCATGGCGTAGTTCATGATAACAAAGTATCCTTTACCCCTTACTACGACTTATCGGGTATAGATCTGGCAACACTTTTAGAAGCCCATTTTCAAACTCCCGTATTTTTAGAGAATGAAGCAAACCTTTCCGTCCTCGGCGAAAAAACCTTTATGTATGACTACCCCAATATAGCCAACATCAGTGTACATTCAGGTATCGGACTTGGTTTACTGATTGAAAACTCCCTATATACCGGTTATAACGGACGTGCCGGTGAATTCGGTCATACCATAATCGAGGTGGATGGCAGGTCGTGTCCTTGTGGCAACCATGGCTGTCTGGAGCAATATGTATCTGAAAGAGCTTTGTTACAGGAGTTTGCTGAGCGTAAACAGCTTCCTGAAGTGAATTTTGATATGGTCGCTTCTATGTATCAGACAGGTGATAAGGATGCCATTGAAGTAATTGACCATTTTATTAAGTATATGTCTATCTGTATTAATAATGTTTTAAATACTTATAATCCGGATATTGTGATTATTAACAGTTCTTTTACTATCTTTTTCCCGGGACTGACAAAACTTGTTGAGCAATCTTTAAGCAGCCGAATGAACAGTGTAACCAAAGTAGTACCAAGCGCTCTACAGGATTCCTCTATATTGCTTGGCGGAATCTGTATTGTAATCAAGAACTTTTTAGGGATAAGTACTTTACAGTTACGAAAAACAAAATTAATTTAG
- the xylB gene encoding xylulokinase has translation MLYIGVDLGTSSVKLLLMDETGDIKNIVTKEYPLYFPKPSWSEQNPEDWFSGLMEGLKELTASHKKESIAGISFSGQMHGMVILDKEDKVIRPAILWNDGRTQAECDYLNDEIGRDKISSYTGNMALTGFTAPKLLWVKKNEPENFEKIHKIMLPKDYIAYRLSGVHCTDVSDASGMLLLDVKNKCWSKEMLDIIGLKEEQLAKIYESYEVVGTLKEEIARELGFPVSCKVIAGGGDQAVASVGTGTVGHGMCNVSLGTSGVVFIASKEYAEVEGNSLHVFAHADGKYHFMGVMLSAAASNKWWMDEIIGTKEYGREQAGINELGKNNVYFLPYLMGERTPHNNPNARGTFIGMTMDTTRAQMTQAVLEGVAFALRDSFEITKKLGVTIDRIRINGGGAKSPLWCKIIANVLDVKVDKINSEEGPAFGAAILAAVGCEEYDTVEEAASRLIKVTETTEQDSEVVALYNKKYEVFKDLYPSLKTMFDRISVQ, from the coding sequence ATGCTTTATATTGGTGTTGATTTAGGAACATCTTCAGTGAAATTACTTTTAATGGACGAAACTGGTGATATAAAAAATATAGTTACAAAAGAATATCCGTTATATTTCCCAAAACCGAGCTGGTCAGAACAAAATCCGGAGGATTGGTTTTCGGGTCTTATGGAGGGGCTGAAAGAACTGACAGCCTCCCATAAGAAAGAAAGTATTGCCGGTATCAGCTTCAGTGGACAGATGCATGGAATGGTAATCCTTGATAAAGAAGATAAAGTTATCCGCCCGGCAATCTTATGGAATGATGGGCGTACCCAAGCAGAATGTGATTATCTCAATGATGAAATCGGCAGGGATAAAATATCCTCCTACACCGGTAATATGGCGTTAACCGGTTTTACAGCACCTAAATTATTGTGGGTAAAGAAAAATGAACCGGAAAATTTTGAAAAAATACATAAAATCATGCTTCCAAAGGATTATATAGCTTACAGGCTGTCAGGTGTACACTGTACAGATGTATCCGATGCCTCTGGTATGCTGCTCTTAGATGTGAAGAACAAATGCTGGTCAAAAGAAATGCTTGATATCATTGGTTTAAAAGAAGAGCAGTTAGCTAAAATATATGAAAGCTATGAAGTGGTAGGTACCTTAAAAGAGGAAATCGCCAGGGAACTAGGATTCCCGGTAAGTTGTAAGGTAATTGCCGGAGGCGGTGACCAGGCAGTAGCTTCTGTTGGCACCGGGACTGTTGGACATGGGATGTGCAATGTATCTCTTGGAACTTCAGGGGTGGTATTCATTGCAAGCAAAGAATATGCCGAGGTGGAAGGAAATTCTCTACATGTGTTTGCCCATGCGGACGGTAAGTATCATTTTATGGGAGTAATGCTGTCAGCAGCAGCTTCTAATAAATGGTGGATGGATGAAATCATCGGAACTAAAGAATATGGAAGAGAGCAGGCAGGTATTAATGAATTAGGGAAAAACAATGTATATTTCCTTCCCTACTTAATGGGTGAGAGAACGCCACATAACAATCCGAATGCCAGAGGTACCTTTATCGGAATGACTATGGACACAACTAGAGCGCAGATGACACAGGCAGTGTTAGAAGGTGTAGCCTTCGCCTTAAGAGACTCCTTTGAAATTACTAAAAAATTAGGCGTTACAATTGATAGAATTCGTATTAACGGCGGAGGTGCCAAGAGTCCCCTTTGGTGCAAGATTATAGCTAATGTACTGGATGTTAAGGTGGATAAAATCAATTCAGAGGAAGGTCCGGCATTTGGTGCGGCGATTCTGGCGGCTGTGGGCTGTGAAGAATACGATACAGTAGAAGAGGCTGCTTCAAGATTGATAAAGGTAACAGAAACCACAGAACAGGATTCAGAGGTTGTTGCATTATACAACAAAAAATATGAAGTATTTAAAGATTTATATCCAAGCTTAAAGACCATGTTTGACAGAATTTCAGTACAATAG